The genomic region TGAACGTGTGGCACTTACATGCCTTCAGTTTGCTGTCCTAGGAAAGCCAGTGCCATTGAAGTGAAAGTCCTCGGAGCCGATGAAGGTCGATAAGTGCTGCTGTCATCTGTGTTTATTGCGAAACTGAGCTAAATGTCCAGAGGGGTGTCGGAACTCTGCAACCATGCTGTTAGCGATGGTGGGGAGTGAGAGCGGTGCCGGAACACTGCATCCATGTTGTTAGCATTGGTGGGGGGAGAGACCGGGgccagaactctgcatccatgttgttgccggtagagtggggggggagagagggggtcggAACTCCACATCCATGTTGTTGCCggtagagtggggggggagagagggggtcggAACTCCACATCCATGTTGTTggcggtgggggaggaggggtgggagagagggggttcagaactctgcatccatgtggttgggtgtggaggagggggcagagagaaggggTCCAAACTCTGCATCCATATTGTTGGCCGTGGAGGTGGGACAGAGGGGGGATCAGAACTTTGCCTGTATGTTGTGGGTGGTGGGAATCCTGCACCCTTGTTTCATGAAGAGGGTCACTCTGCACCCATTCATGGATGGGTGCGGGGACGGGAGGGGGGGGTCACCTTGCATTCGGGCACTGATGTTGTGGCGCGTAGTGCAGCAACACTGGAAATGGATGAACCACTTTTATGGGTGGGAGGGCACAAATGTGAGACTATATATGTTCCAGTTGCTGGTAATCCCACTGCAGGCACCTCGAATAATGGTGGTCAGGCTAGCTCACACTTACTTAAAGGTACTGCAGGCAACATCATGCTGTCCCATACAGCTCATGCTGCAACACAACTGAGGCACCAATTAACACTACTCTGCCCATATATGTGCCATTGGCctgtgaaggaaccgagtttaccTGGAGCATTAGATAAGGatggtccaccctgtctttctggATCCTCGTGCCGTGATGAGGCgggatcaacaggcaggtgcagcccacgtggAAGCTCCCAGATGCGAGCAGCTGCAGCCACCAAGGCACAGAATAGCTCAGAGATGCCAGTGGGTCAAGAGGACTCGGATGACTTACTTGCAGATGTCTGAACGCCAGTGTCAGAGATGACTGCGGATGAGCAGAGAGGCCATCACACATCTCTGCACAATGTTGAACACTTACCTGCAGCTACTGGGTTTTGATGGTCAGCCTATGCCTGCGGCCCTCAAAGTGACGGCGGCCCTAAACTTctacgcctctggatcattccagggttcCACCGGCGACTTGTGTGGGGTCTCGCAATCAGCAGTACATTGCTGGATCAAGGAGGTTACCGATGCTTTGtacaggagggctggtgactatgtgcacttcAGGACGGacgctgacagtcaggctgagatggCTGTTggttttggggccattgcaggattcctacaggtgcaaggggtcattgactgcacgcatgtggccatcaagactccgaaGGAACAATCAGCTCCATACACGAACAGAAAGGGCTTTCATTTGCTCAACGTGCAGCTAGCTTGTGATCACAgaaagtgcttcctgcaagtgtgtgcccacttcccaggtagctgacatgactccttcatcctgtgccagtcccaggtgccgttgctgttcactgcccccactcaccttcGGGGTGgactcttggggacaagggctaccccttgctgaCATGGCTTCTAACGCCGGTGAGGAACCCCAGCAGCTATGCAGAAGGGCACTACAACGCCTGCCACAGCTTCATCCGAACTACCAGCGAGCAGGCCATCaacatgctgaagatgtgcttccgttGCCTCAATAGATCAGGTGGAGCCCTACAGTACGCACCAGACAGTGTTGGGCGCATTGTTGTTGTGTGCTGTGTTCTGCACATCACAATgcggaggggggaggccttgcaagacAATGAGATACCAGAGCAGGAGATATCCTCAGACAATGAGAACAAAGAGAGCATTCAGGGACAACAACAGATCACGGGGAGCAGTGATGGAGGGCCGACATGGTGAGCAACCAGCAAGCAAGGCAAGACAACGTCTGATTCTTCAtcgcttccacaatccctgaagtgcaaCATATGCTCCTCACACAACATACCACCATCATGCATGACGTCTGAAGTCTTCTGCCTCTGTAACATCTGcctctccagcatgactggcagcagctgactgagccattgcccatgcagTGCAGTGCCACATGATGCAtcttggcatggcaatgatgttattcatgACATTGACAGTACTGTCAGGTTTATGATGTAATGGCAAGACACATAATCGATATATGGTGATACATTATTCGCACAGGAAGGCTGAATTTGTCCAAAAAGCACATTTAATTAAGGTATAAATGACATAGCCATCTCACCCGTGCATCCCAGatttgtcaaggtgtctttttgaactgtttgcgggtgctccttcacgATGTGATCTCTGCGCTACCAGCTagactggaggcaggctgttgagtAGGACTTCCCTTGGCCTGGGACGACTTCGGCGGTCGTCCTCTGCGCACCTGGAGGACACCAGCTGCCTGAaagcctcctgcaccagtgcagggctgtcctcagGCATCGCGACTGCTGGAGttggactcactggcagagggtTTGAGGAGCCGGTGTTCTCACTCAGATCACGCttggggagaccccagatgtggggCGCAGCCTCTCCTCCGCCCTTTGATGACTCAGTGGAACCTCACTGCTCTCCTGAGAAGGGCTAGGAGCAGGAGcagtctccaggctcctggtccttctctcaccctgccactgctgatttgaTGTCAGAGTCGCAGCGATGGTTTGCAGATTACAAGGCATCTGTGGAATGTGTCTCTCCATGAGGGTCCCTATTccctccatggatgaagccatacgctcacatgcctgggacttggcagcagtcatggcatggatggactcccccaacatctgctcacggctgcgcatggcctctgacaTCTCCGCCAGAGGTTGCCTAACCTCTCCCTGCAGTTCCAGAATGCCTtatgctgctgacaccagaggcctgtcatcagcctggagctcacttgggcctggacacccacagtcctccatctgtcagaggccttggttgtctcagcctcagccagctgctccggTACATGTGTGGTGCACCAGCTTGTGACCCCAAATCTGGCGTCGATCGCATACCCACcaaggtgagtgtatctgcgctggtggagggtgcaggagtgttatggaacggtgcatcctctgagcatATCTCTCCCTCATCGTTTCCAGGGTCTCCAAGGCCAACTCGGAGGGTCACCCTGCAAGATATAATATTAAGAACAGATATTTACAGTTATTCTACATCTGTCATAATGATGACACCATAAGGTCTGCATAGAAAATGTCATTAGCAATCATTCTGTGTTTGGCAAGAATCACTCTCTTCAACTGAGACTCCGAACTCCAAGTCTGAGATGCCCCATGCTCCCTGGATTCCGGCTAACTCGAGCGCCTCTTCTTCAACTTGTGACAGTGGCCTCAGATCGCCCACCCCGCCTCCGGTCCTGGATGCCTCCCTTCTGTTGAGGTCCCTCTTCTCCTGGAAGAGCAagtattggctggtagggaatttgtactgaatttgaaaataaaacattggtaaaaattgattaaaaccctaattaactaattaataagtagagtaactaaaccagagggacgagattactgtatttagttagcatttaatatttatagtaggaatctagcactagggaccatatagttaattataacaatttagtaaggatgtaataagtatttatttttatttattaaatagtgctagaaatgtcagttagaggggtgaagtgcttcacctgagatgtgggaggtccgtgacgcttccagcgttccagacgactacatctgcaggaagtgtacccagttgcagctcctcacagaccgcatggatcggttagagcagcaactggatgcacttaggagcatgcaggtggcagaaagtgtcacagacaggagttttagagacgtagttacacccaaggtgcaggcagatagatgggtgaccgctagaaggggcaggcagtcagtgccggaatcccctgtggctatccccctctctaacaagtataccgttttggatactgttggggggatgacctatcaggggaaaacagcagcagccagcaccacggctggcactgttgttcagcagggagggacaaagcgcagaatagcaacagttataggggactctatagtcaggggcacagataggcgcttctgtggacgtgaaagagactccaggaaggtatgttgcctccctggtgccagggtcaaggatgtctctgaacggacatggggcattctgaagggggagggtgaacagccagaggttgtggtacacatcggtaccaacgacataggcaggaagagtgatgaggtcctgcaggggtagtttagggagttaggtagaaagttaaaagacaggacctcaagggttgtaatctcgggattactccctgtgccacgtgccagtgaggctaaaaataggaagatagtgcagctaaacacgtggctgaacagctggtgtagaagggagggtttcagatatctggaccattgggatctcttcagggacagatgggacctgtacaagaaggacgggttgcatctaaactggaggggcacaaatatcctggctgtgaggtttgctagcgtcactcgggagggtttaaactggtgtggcggggggtgggaaccagagcagtaggacagcaagtgaaataaatgaaggggaactagtaaataaggccagtaagactaagaggaagagcaggcagggaatgttgcggagcacagtgggactggtggtctgaagtgcatttgtttcaatgcgagaagtataacaggtaaggcagatgaacttagagcttggattagtacttggaactatgatgttgttgctattacagagacttggttgagggaaggacaggattggcagctaaatgttccaggatttagaagcttcaggcgggataaagggggatgtaaaaggggtgggggagttgcattactggttaaggagaatatcacagctgtactgcgggaggacacctcggaggggtcttgcagcgaggcaatatgggtggaactcaggaataggaagtgtgcagtcatgatgttgggggtttactacaggcctcccaacagccagcgggaggtagaggagcagatatgcagacagattttggaaagatgtaaaggtaacagggttgtagtggtgggtgattttaacttcccctatattgactgggactcacttagtgctagaggcttggatggggcagaatttgtaaggagcatccaggagggcttcttgaaacaatatgtagatagtccaaatagggatggggctgtactggacctggtattggggaatgagcccggccaggtggtcaaagtttcagtaggggaacattttgggaacagtgaccataattccataagttttaaggtacttgtggataaggataagagtagtcctcgggtgaaggtgctaaattgggggaaggctaattataacaatattaggcaggaaatgaagaatttagattgagggcggctgtttgagggtaaatcaacatctgacgtgtgagtctttcaaacgtcagttgattagaatccaggaccagcatgttcctgtgaggaagaaggataagtttggcaagtttcgggaaccttggataatccgggatattgtgagcctcgtcaaaaagaaaaaggaagcattcgtaaggactggaaggccaggaacagacgaatcccttgaggaatataaagacagtaggaaggaacttaagcaaggagtcaggagggctaaaaggggttctgagaagtcattggcaaacaggattaaggaaaatcccaaggctttttatacgtatataaagagcaagagggtaaccagggaaagggttggcccactcaaggacagagaagggaatctatgcgtggaaccagaggaaatgggcgaggtaccaaatgagtactttgcatcagtgttcaccaaagagaaggacttggtggatgatgagccttgggaagggattgtagatagtctcagtcatctcattatcaaaaaggaggaggtgttgggtgtcttgcaaagcattaaagtagataagtccccagggcctgatgggatctaccccagaatactgagggaggcaagggaagaaattgctggggccttgacagaaatctttgcatcctcattggctgcaggtgaggtcccagaggactggagaatagccaatgttgttcctttgtttaagaagggtagcaaggataatccaggaaattataggcggtgagccttacgtcagtggtagggaaattattagagaggattctttgggacaggatttactcccatttggaaacaaatggacttattagcgagaggcagcatggttttgtgcagggaaggtcgtgtctcactaatttgattgagttttttgaggaagtgacgaagatgattgatgaaggaagggcagtggatgttatctatatggacttcagtaaagcctttggcaaggtccctcatggcagactgatacaaaaggtgaagtcacatgggatcagaggggagctggcaagatggatacagaattggctcggtcatagaagacagagggtagcagtggaagggtgcttttctgaatggagggatgtgactagtggtgttccgcagggatcagtgctgggacctttgctgtttgtagtatatataaatgatttggaggaaaatgtagttggtctgattagtaagtttgcggatgacacaaaggttggtggagttgcggactgtgatgaggattgtcagaggatacagcaggatatagatcggttggagacttgggcggagaatggcagatggagtttaatccggacaaatgtgaggtaatgcattttggaaggtctaatgcaggtgggaagtatacagtaaatggacgaacccttaggcgtattgacatgcagagagatctgggcgtagaggtccacaagtcactgaaaatggcaacgcaggtggatatgttagtcaagaaggcatacggcatgcttgccttcatcggtcggggcatagagtataaaaattggcaagtcatgctgcagctgtactgaactttagttaggccacacttagaatattgcgtgcaattctggtcgccacaccaccagaaggacgtggaggctttggagagggtacagaagaggtttaccaggatgttgcctggtctggagggcattagctatgaggagaggttggataaactcggattgttttcactggaacaacggaagtggtgtggcgacatgatagaggtttacaaagttataagcggcatggacagagtggatagtcagaagctttttcccagggtggaatagtcagttcctaggggatataggtttaaggtgagaggggcaaagtttagaggggatgtgcgaggcaagttctttacacagagggtggtgagtgcctggaacttgttgttgggggaggtgctggaagcaggtaccagagacgtttaagaggcatcttgacaaatacatgaataggatgggaatagagggatacggaccccggaagtgcagaaggttttagtttaggcaggcatcaagatcggcgcaggcttggagggccgaatggcctgttcctgtgctgtactgttctttgttctttgttcgttgttctttgATGCCAATGTTAATCATTGCCGAACATCAACCTCACTGTTTTACCAACATGGACGCTTCAGTATCAAATGTGGGATGCTTTGTCCGGTATACGGAATCATCCTGTCATGGCTGTGACATGCACTGAGGCACAAACAAGGTTGACTTGGTGTACATATGCTGCCAGTCATGTGCCACCAATCCTCCCTGACCTCCCTGTCTCTGATattgcagtggcacccatgtggcataccgTGCTGCGCCAACCAGTTTGCCATGAACAATCTCAAGACTTGCCAGTTGCCTTTGATGATCgcatgaggtcattgaccctcttccgacACTGCACCCAGTTTCGGCAGATGGCCCCACGGCTGCTAACCTCCTGTGtcacctccatccaggcttgcttagttAGGTGTGAGGACCTCTTCtttccatcactggggaaaaggacctgccgcctttcccttgcagcctggaggaggaccagaagggaggcatcactaaagcatGGGGCCACACTTGCTCTCGCCTCAGCCATCCTGTAAAGGTGGATTTGCTCCAAGGATCTCAGGACATCTTCAAAGCCTCTGCCACAATCGCAAATgcaatgcagggagagagtgaatgcagggctttCTTTTAaaagccttttaaagatggtgccagcacaagCTCCCACATCAGGTGATGCCATTCATGGCGAAGCCAAGGccgccccaccacatgattgggggggggcgACCTATAGGGGAGGGGTCTTAGGGGCCATCTCTGCATGATTGGTCTGGGGAGTATTTGTCAGGGATTAACTGCATGATTCATCTGGGGGAAGCATATgtcaggggtcaactctgcataatTGGTCTAAGGGAGCATATgtcaggggtcaactctgcattggtctgggggaggggatgtcagaggtcaactctgcatgttgtcAACAGGGGtgataaggagcttaataaaagTATATGCTGGACAGGCAAAGACAgggaccctgagagagagagattccatctgTTCCAGCAGAAGAAGAAGGTCCCTGCCTAGGACGCCATCTTTAAACTGTCTGTAGACAAAGATGGGAAGTGGCTTTGAGACTCCCTAACTGAGAAATTTTACCAGTTTTcaacattgaactgtgactgagatataaCAAAATGAAGTCCTCAACCATGCattcactctcttgaaactttccaagttttgtcatcagtgaaccaggaaaaaggaaaaacaggtcTGCAATGTTTTTTAAATCTTCATCCCTGGGGAAGAATGCAAGGTTTACAGTGAACTCTCTTCGaacccatcagacctaaatgcatgttaccTTTTCATCCCTATATTTTCTTGCGcgtctgtctgtgtgtgcggatgagCATGGGCGAAGTTGCGAATATTTTCGGGTGttatttaataaatatttatctttctttaaacctacaagaaaatgtgccatttgtctgtttgttgaccattaaaatacTCAGGGATTAAATAACATTTCTAATAAACAAGCTGTCTTTGATCAGTTGAGAGGTCaaaaagggaaaccatccctatcatttcccacctgtccataacgctATGAATCTGTGATCCTATGATTCTATCTAGGTCTTGGACTCGAGCAACAATCTCCACTCTAACAATTGATGGAAGTCCATTGCCAGGATTTTATGGGACGTTGCAGGAAAGGGAAGGTGGGGCCAGAAGCGGGTGGTGAAGGCCTTCCCATTCTGACTCCCGGTCCTGTAGTGATCTCATGACGGCTAGTCAATTAACAGTGGCAGACGGGATGGCTGACCACTCAGCAGCCGGAGGTGGGCATTGAGGTGTCAGACGTGTTGTCACCTCGTACAGTCGGAAGTACTGGTGCCATGTTCAAAGGGCCACCAGGACCCGAGCCCTGATGAAACCGTCCGTTGCTGCAGCAATCCCTGCAACTAGCTTCTGACCTGAaagcatcctctgaacattgaatccTCCAGCATCCTCTGAATAAATCCATACTTCCCTCCCTCTTTAGTTCTCCTCGCTAGAGGACCCTCCTCCTGAATGAACGATGCCCATCGTACTTGGGCACTGCTGTTCTGACTGGGCCACCCAGCCAGTAGCTGCTGcaatgcgccccccccccccccggcaacacCCCCCAGACTCCCCTCTCAGGCCACTCTCAAGTGATTCCCTTGTCAGGACCACAATGACATCAAAGAAGGCTCAAGCCCAGAACAATGGATTCCAACTTCTTCCTACCTATGACTGAAAAATACCTTACTCTATGACTGCTGAGTGCAGCAATGACAATAGCTGCCGCGCTTTAAAACCTGCTGAGGCCCCTGTCCCCCATGCGCTTAGTATTCAATCCAGAGGGGACTGTAAAATAACTGTCTATTGCCTCCTTAACTATCTTAAATGGTTGTCAGTTGCTCATTTTGAAAATGCAAGCAGCATTCCCGTCCTGCTGTTCATAAAATGTGGATCCAGCGTGATGACGTTGGGGGCAAGGTGgggtgctggtggggggggggggtgttttgcCAAGCCAGATTCATTTATTTAAtttctctttgtgggagcttgttgtgtacaaattgactgccacatttcctacatcacaacagttgaCTACatctcaaaagtacttaattggctgaaaagtgttttaggatgttctgaggtcatgaaagctgctatTTAAATGGAAATGAAAATAAATTCCTTTTTTTCTGGAAATGCATGGACTACAACATGTGAAAATCACTGCATTACCCTCAGATTGCTCTGGGTGCCTTCCCTGATTTATCTGGTTTGGATGGGAGCTTGTCCTTTATGGATGTAATGCACAGTTTAGGCCTCTAACCACGTTCACTGTGCCTTCTATACGTGGGATTGTGTGAAGAATACTGATAGTtggaaggtgggggtggggcatggGGGGGGAGTCCTCTTATCAGTTGAGCATCATTATCAACTCACCAGCTATTTGACCCTTAATTAGGATAGTCCAACTGTATTCTCTGATGATAATTATCACGAGAGTGAATGGAAGGTGTTTATTGATTGTATGGTCCTTCCATGGAGGTGTAAGAGGCAGCTTGTGTTTGGCCCACACAGTCTTTTATTGAGCTGAGGCGTATTTCTCATCTCATCCACTTGCTCTGTCTCTAGGAATTTCAGTGTTTGTTTTCACATGATTAGATGGTTAAGTCGCCGGATGTTTTAAGATATAATTTTGAATGTGCTTTATTGGGGACATATTGGGGTATTTTGTGTAAGGTAGTTTTGCTGCTTCTATATGCAGGTTTGCCTTCCACATAAGTGAAAAAGATCCACCCCATCCTGACCCCATGTTACGGAGCATCGGTCTACCAATATAACGTCTAGGTTGCTATGTGTAACTGGGTAAAATGCTTTTATGCATTTTAATAATAAAATGTTTTGTATCCATATAATAATGTATGAATTAATAAATTATTCAATTTAGAGTTCCTCCTGTCTTTTTGATGGATCCATGCTAACAACTTGTATTGTATGTCACATGCTTACAAGGACCAACCAGATCCCTAAACAGCCATGAAGATAGGCTTGATCCTGCCCTAAGCACCACAAGAAATGCCATGGAAGATATTTTGTGAATTATAAATAATAGCTGATCAGGATTAGTTTTATACATGTTAATGAGGCCTAAAGATGAACGCTCAGGCTAATTTCAAGTTCAAAATTCAAAAACTTCCAAAACTATTAATACTgcattttttttctttggcctccttatctcgagagacaatgggtaagcgcctggaggtggtcagttgtttgtgaagcagcgcctggagtggctataaaggccaattctcgagtgacaggctcttccacaggtgctgcagagaaatttgtttgtcggggctgttacacagttggctctccccttgcgcctctgtcttttttcctgccaactactaagtctgttcgactcgccacactttagccccgtccttatggctgcccgccagctctggcgaaagctggcaactgactcccacgacttgtgatcaatgtcacaggatttcatgtcgcgttagcagacgtctttaaagcggagacatggacggccggtgggtctgataccaatggcgagctcgctgtacaatgtgtctttggggatcctgccatcttccatgcatctcacatggccaagccatctcaagcgccgctgacacagtagtgtttacaagctggagatgttggccgcctcgaggacttctgtgttggagatacggtcctgccacctgatgccaagtattctccggaggcagcgaagatggaatgaattgagacgtcgctcttggctgacatgcgttgtccaggcctcgctgccatagagcaaggtactgaggacacaggcctgatacactcggacttttgtgttccgtgtcagtgcaccattttcccacactctcttggccagtctggacatagcagtggaagcctttcccatgcgcttgttgatttctgaatctagagacaggttactggtgatagttgagcctaggtaggtgaacttttgaaccacttccagagcgtggtcgccaatattgatggatggagcatttctgacgtcctgccccatgatgttcgttttcttgaggctgatggttaggccaaattcattgcaggcagccgcaaacctgtcgatgagactctgcaggcactcttctgtgtgagatgttaaagcagcatcgtcagcaaagaggagttccctgatgaggactttccgtactttggacttcgctcttagacgggcaaggttgaacaacctgccccctgatcttgtgtggaggaaaattccttcttcagagggctTGAACGCAtgagaaagcagcagggagaagaaaatcccaaaaagtgtgggtgcgagaacacagccctgtttcacgccactcaggataggaaagggccctATCCTGAATACTGCATTAAACAAGATCAAAATACTGGTGGTGTTTTACTTAAACGATTACAAAATAATTTCAGAAGGGTAAAAAGTCAAGACCACTTTTGCTCGCTTATCAGATTAATGCTTCCCCCTACTGGAGTTCAGCTCGAAATCCAATACATACACTTGGAACTAGGGCTGGGGTTTCCCAGCAGGAGATTGGTGGGCAGATTGCGCAAATGGCTAAAAATGGTAATTTACATCATTGATGCGATTCTACCAAGGTTGATCTTCCTCTGAAATCACAGCAGGCGGTTGGGACAATCCCATGGGAATTCTCCCACATTTCGCTGAACTCGTCAGAATTTGATCCCTGTCTTCATTCAGAAAATCTAAATTTG from Heterodontus francisci isolate sHetFra1 chromosome 1, sHetFra1.hap1, whole genome shotgun sequence harbors:
- the LOC137365267 gene encoding putative nuclease HARBI1 — translated: MLNTYLQLLGFDGQPMPAALKVTAALNFYASGSFQGSTGDLCGVSQSAVHCWIKEVTDALYRRAGDYVHFRTDADSQAEMAVGFGAIAGFLQVQGVIDCTHVAIKTPKEQSAPYTNRKGFHLLNVQLACDHRKCFLQVCAHFPVPGAVAVHCPHSPSGWTLGDKGYPLLTWLLTPVRNPSSYAEGHYNACHSFIRTTSEQAINMLKMCFRCLNRSGGALQYAPDSVGRIVVVCCVLHITMRRGEALQDNEIPEQEISSDNENKESIQGQQQITGSSDGGPTW